The sequence ATATCTTTTCATTTCTTCTAACACCAAAGGATCTTATGGTAAATCGACATTTTCCAAATATTGGCTTCTGTTCAGTTAGTTGTTCCAACACTCTTGCTGCTCTTGTTAGCCTATCACCCGACTAATAAAAagggaaataaaataaaaaatataaaataaaaaatataaaataaaaaatataaaataaaaaataaaataatacatacatgtatgtatacatacatatatatatatatatatatgtgcaaaTTAAGAATGTATGgtttatgtacatatttgttcataatatatatttacatatgttcataatatatatttacatatgttcatatatttattttttttcttacttCTCCAACACAGATATTGAGCACCAATTTGTTCACTTTAATTTCTCTCATAACATTTTGTTCTttgttttccattttttataaaattttttttttaaaatattaaaacttaaaatgaatgaataaaacaaaaagttaattatttctatatacaaataaatatatatatataatataatatattttttttttcttttaatttttttatctatataaataaaattatatctttatataaaaatcaaCATTActcaaatgaaaaaaaaaattacattatattacactataatttttttttttttttttctttaaaatgaaaaatagaAATTTTTCGATATTCAAAttggaataataaaaaaaaatataatatatatataatacatacatatatatatatatatatatatatatatatatatataatttttatgaaaaaatgatcttataaaaaaaaaatgatattaatatattatatatgggcttatttttttggatttaagaatgtatataaaaaaaatcgaaaattttctttacatatataaaaaatatatatatattaatataataaatatattattatttatttatataaaatattattttatttatttatatgttcatatgttcgtataatatatatatatattatatatatatatatattatattatatcaaactatttaaaaaaaagaaaaaagaataaaaattgaattcatcatcataacacttgtatattgtatatatatatactttttttctttatatttttttttattattgttgcaaaaatgaaatattaatataataatatatgcatattaaaattatatacataaatatgtaataatatatattatatataatattattataatggtaTTACAaccctttttattatatataaataaataaaatctattttatttatattcattttattatttattttctttacacTCTTCTTTCTTCTATgagtattatttatttatatatataagtatatatatatataatatatataaatatatatttatatatatgtaagaaCTAATTTAGGGGGAGGGAAAGCATTTTAAAAAGTAGGgttttttgtataatatatattattatatatatatatatatatatatatatatatttacttatataataatattatagtgcatattatttatatataaagggTAAAATTTTAGTGGAAAGAGGGGTGATTCAATATAGTactactattaatatataaagacccaataaaaaaataatcttaacttaataatattataatatataatatattttatatatatataattatatatatattatataatatttatattaagaggcaaatattaaacatattattttacatatatatattatattatattatattattatataaaaaaatatgtataatattataaaaatataatatattaaatataatccTTTTTATAACGTTGagattttaatatataaaaatagaattatatatatatatatatatatatataaaatgtatattatatattatatataataataatataattatgtaataaCCCTATAAtacaacaaaatatattatcaccatatatatatatatatatcacaaaACGAACcagtaaatatttattattatatattcatatatatttaataaatttacatttttttgaaatatacaataaatattaaaaaaaaaatatatatatataaaatatatattatatattataataattatgtcaCTATATATATCCCaacatatattcatttataaatatatattattacatataaaatataatattataataataaaaaatatttatgtatatttattataattttataaaaaaaaaaaaaaaagaaaaagaaacatgatatatattttttattttaataaataaattaatatcatTTAAAAGGGaacttattaaaaattaaagaaaaataataataacaaaaaaaaaaaaaaaaaataataataataaaataaataaaaaacaaaaaaaaaaaaacaaaacaaaagaaaagaaaagaaaacttgactatatatataatagaatattttcatattattatataaaaatcttACATATAAGTtataattttcctttttttttttttttatattaaatttttataatatttaaaaaaaatggataaaCAAACACTTCCACATCATAAATATAGTTATATTCCCAAACAGAACAAAAAACTCATTTATGAGTATCTCTTTAAAGGTATTAAAGGATAaactttaaatataaataatctatataataaatataatatgtaaatatatatatatgtatataattatatatatttttttatgttataaaatatagatacatatatatataaatatatttatataaatatatttatattatatttattatatgtcgTTTTGtttaatacttttttttttttttttttttttgaaaaaataaatagttATGAACAAATCAGaaactttttatattttttgccTGTATGTGtacataaattaatatatattatatatatatatatatttttttttttttttttttttttttttttttttgttttggcTATTTATAGAGGGTGTTATAGTAGTTGAAAAAGACGCAAAGATACCACGTCACCCACATTTAAATGTTCCAAATTTGCATATAATGATGACATTGAAATCGTTGAAAAGTAGAAATTATGTTGAAGAGAAATATAATTGGAAACaccaatattttatattaaataatgaaggtatatacatacata is a genomic window of Plasmodium falciparum 3D7 genome assembly, chromosome: 7 containing:
- a CDS encoding 40S ribosomal protein S10, putative; this encodes MDKQTLPHHKYSYIPKQNKKLIYEYLFKEGVIVVEKDAKIPRHPHLNVPNLHIMMTLKSLKSRNYVEEKYNWKHQYFILNNEGIEYLREFLHLPPSIFPATLSKKTVNRAPKMDEDISRDVRQPMGRGRAFDRRPFE